A genomic region of Lytechinus pictus isolate F3 Inbred chromosome 2, Lp3.0, whole genome shotgun sequence contains the following coding sequences:
- the LOC129254702 gene encoding ankyrin repeat domain-containing protein 13D-like, with translation MRWEFTSWVPLMSRMCPSDTYRVWKSGPNVRIDTTLIGFDNMNWVRGSRSYVFKNEDRNQFEFMEIDHDAKVVYSEMLELQAHHDVSRMQPSENAIAQRLTSPVSNTYIDTEKIEFTRTKAGIWGWRHDKVESINDYECKVFTANNVQLVTKNRTEHLTKEDKDKVKADGPAFSSPLQSLLGVVEQQEQEAGGAGLNVTQSGTLTNPTDIKPEEYFNERIPLEGRDIGRPKEVTTKVQKFRATLWLSENHPLSLQEQVLPIIDLMAISNAHFAKLRDFITLQLPAGFPVKIEIPLFHVINACVTFGNLYAKKQPVTGVSNEVIEILSEEPLPAASEDLLEDEGASPKPLPPATICVVDPHVFDIPGGYSKYRSGESQVRYGEDELLQLAIQQSLLEQQQQTNNQDEVGFIDALGETENLQSIEDKLLERAIQESLLLSQTDESNNASGDQPSSISHASSNHTGATVPSQLPPGASLPPQPSPGANTTTTKPPITTSPLPARPAPIGCEFSGNRGDELRLALELSERERLEADRRRQEEDEELQRILQLSLTEK, from the exons ATGAGATGGGAATTTACAAGTTGGG TTCCTCTGATGTCAAGGATGTGTCCCAGTGATACTTATCGTGTGTGGAAGAGTGGTCCAAACGTTAGGATTGATACAACCCTCATTGGTTTTGATAATATGAACTGGGTCAGAGGTAGCAGGAGTTATGTCTTCAAGAATGAAG ATCGGAACCAGTTTGAGTTTATGGAGATAGACCATGATGCAAAGGTAGTTTACTCTGAGATGTTAGAGCTTCAGGCTCACCATGACGTATCTAGGATGCAACCTTCAGAGAATGCTATAGCCCAAAGACTCACCTCACCAGTCTCTAATACTTACATAGATACAGAGAAAATAGAATTCACCAG AACAAAGGCTGGTATTTGGGGCTGGAGGCATGACAAGGTTGAATCTATCAATGACTACGAATGTAAAGTATTCACCGCCAACAATGTACAACTCGTTACTAAAAACAGAACAGAACACCTAACAAAAGAAGACAAAGATAAAGTCAAag CTGATGGTCCTGCATTCTCCTCCCCTCTGCAATCATTACTAGGTGTAGTAGAGCAACAAGAACAGGAAGCAGGAGGTGCGGGG CTCAATGTAACCCAGTCTGGAACCCTCACCAACCCCACCGACATCAAACCGGAGGAATACTTCAATGAGAGGATCCCCCTTGAAGGCAGGGACATCGGCCGGCCCAAGGAGGTCACCACCAAGGTGCAGAAGTTCCGGGCCACCCTGTGGCTATCAGAGAACCACCCCTTGTCCCTCCAGGAGCAGGTCTTGCCCATCATAGACCTGATGGCCATCAGTAATGCCCACTTTGCCAAGCTCAGGGATTTCATCACCCTGCAGCTACCTGCAGGATTTCCTGTCAAGATTG AAATCCCTCTCTTCCATGTCATCAATGCATGTGTGACATTTGGAAACCTTTATGCCAAGAAGCAGCCTGTTACGGGTGTATCCAATGAGGTCATAGAGATCTTGTCTGAGGAACCCCTTCCAGCAGCAAGTGAGGATCTGTTGGAGGATGAAGGAGCTTCTCCCAAACCACTTCCCCCTGCCACTATCTGTGTTGTTGATCCACATGTCTTTGATATACCCGGAG GTTACTCAAAGTATAGATCTGGGGAGAGTCAGGTTAGGTATGGTGAGGATGAGCTCCTACAGCTAGCCATACAACAGAGTCTTCTAGAGCAACAGCAACAAACCAACAATCAAGACGAG GTTGGTTTTATTGATGCTCTAGGTGAAACAGAAAATCTACAGTCGATTGAAGACAAACTCTTAGAAAG GGCAATTCAAGAGAGCCTTCTTCTATCTCAAACAGACGAGAGCAACAATGCATCCGGGGACCAACCCTCATCGATATCCCATGCCTCCTCGAATCATACTGGGGCTACTGTCCCATCTCAGTTACCCCCAGGGGCTTCACTCCCACCCCAACCATCCCCAGGggccaacaccaccaccaccaaaccCCCCATCACTACCTCACCGCTACCAGCCCGTCCTGCTCCAATCGGTTGCGAGTTCTCTGGCAACAGGGGTGATGAACTGAGACTGGCCTTGGAGCTATCTGAGAGGGAGAGACTGGAGGCTGATAGGAGGAGGCAGGAGGAGGACGAAGAGCTGCAGAGGATACTCCAGCTATCCCTGACGGAGAAATGA